Proteins encoded together in one Candidatus Sulfotelmatobacter sp. window:
- a CDS encoding TIGR00282 family metallophosphoesterase, whose product MRILFIGDIFGRPGRNIVKDRLPGIVREHAINLIIANGENSAAGFGITPALAEELFEFNIDVITTGNHVWDKREIIDYFHMVEGNGHGPARRVLRPANYPADMPGSGVYEGIKGKVPYAVINLQGRVFMASNDDPFRTADRLLEKIRAKVILVDIHAEATSEKISLGWYLDGRVTAVVGTHTHVPTADERVLPNGTAYITDVGMSGPYDGVIGVKKELVVGKFLNGMPVRFEPATGDARLCAVVIDCDEQTGKARSIERLMLS is encoded by the coding sequence ATGCGAATTTTATTTATTGGCGACATTTTTGGGCGGCCGGGGCGGAATATTGTTAAGGACCGGCTGCCGGGAATTGTTCGCGAGCATGCCATTAATCTGATTATTGCCAATGGCGAGAACTCGGCCGCTGGATTCGGCATCACGCCGGCGCTGGCGGAGGAACTGTTCGAGTTCAATATCGACGTCATCACCACTGGAAACCATGTTTGGGATAAGCGCGAAATCATCGACTATTTTCATATGGTGGAGGGCAACGGGCATGGGCCGGCGCGGCGCGTTCTGCGTCCGGCTAATTATCCGGCGGACATGCCGGGGTCGGGCGTGTACGAGGGGATTAAGGGCAAAGTTCCTTATGCGGTGATCAACTTGCAGGGGCGCGTGTTCATGGCGTCGAACGACGATCCGTTTCGCACCGCGGACCGTCTGCTGGAGAAGATTCGGGCCAAGGTGATTCTGGTGGATATCCACGCCGAGGCTACGTCGGAAAAAATTTCGCTGGGATGGTATCTGGACGGGCGGGTCACGGCTGTTGTGGGAACGCACACGCATGTGCCTACGGCGGACGAGCGGGTTCTACCCAATGGGACGGCATACATCACGGACGTGGGCATGAGTGGGCCGTACGACGGCGTGATCGGGGTGAAGAAGGAACTGGTCGTGGGCAAATTCCTGAACGGCATGCCGGTGCGTTTCGAGCCCGCCACGGGCGATGCGCGGCTGTGTGCGGTGGTCATCGATTGCGACGAGCAGACGGGGAAGGCACGGAGCATTGAGCGGTTGATGCTGTCGTAG
- a CDS encoding ABC transporter substrate-binding protein, with translation MIIESSPTNLDPRVGIDGFSERIDTLIFDDLLSRGADLNVAPGLAERWEIPDPLTYVFHLHRGVRFHDGRPLTSRDVKWTFDSLLQGKVRSIKGAAYRFVDHIDAADDFTVIFHMKKQDSTLLWNVSDGAIGIVPYGSGDEIAQHPIGSGAFKFVSAETDREVIVERNDDYWGERAKLARVRFAVVPDATTRALELRKSSGDIALNSLTPDTVYTLAQEPTLAVERAAGTQLAYLGFNLRDPILNDARVRQAIACAIDRRPMIEYLLRGEAQPARSVLPPQSWAFNGSVPAYDHDLKRANQLLDAAGYPAINGVRFHITMKTSTDENTRLMVAVMQQQLREAGIALDIRSFEFATFFADVQHGAFQMYGLRWIGGNEDPDIFEYAFDSSRFPPNGANRGFYSNPRLDALIDRARQAIDPNVRKPLYAEVQRILAEDEPYINLWYLDNVLVHTNRVRNLKLNPAGNYDFLRTAELDARD, from the coding sequence ATGATCATCGAGTCGAGCCCGACAAATCTCGATCCGCGGGTGGGTATTGACGGGTTTTCCGAGCGCATCGATACATTGATCTTCGACGATCTATTGTCGCGCGGCGCGGATCTGAACGTCGCTCCAGGGCTGGCCGAGAGGTGGGAGATTCCCGATCCGTTGACCTACGTTTTTCATCTCCATCGCGGCGTCCGCTTTCACGACGGGCGCCCGTTGACTTCGCGGGATGTGAAGTGGACATTCGACTCGCTGTTGCAAGGCAAAGTCCGCAGCATAAAGGGCGCGGCCTACCGCTTTGTGGACCACATCGATGCCGCCGACGACTTCACAGTGATTTTCCACATGAAGAAGCAGGATTCAACTTTGCTGTGGAATGTGTCGGACGGGGCGATCGGGATCGTCCCTTACGGTAGCGGGGATGAAATCGCGCAGCACCCGATCGGCTCTGGAGCGTTCAAGTTCGTGAGCGCCGAGACCGACCGCGAGGTGATCGTCGAGCGCAACGACGACTATTGGGGCGAGCGGGCGAAACTGGCGCGCGTGCGTTTTGCGGTGGTGCCCGACGCGACCACGCGGGCTCTGGAATTGCGCAAGAGCAGCGGCGATATCGCCCTCAATTCTCTTACGCCCGATACGGTGTATACGCTGGCGCAAGAGCCTACACTTGCCGTGGAACGCGCTGCCGGCACGCAGTTGGCGTACCTGGGATTCAATTTGCGCGATCCGATCCTGAACGATGCACGGGTGCGGCAGGCGATTGCGTGCGCGATCGACCGGCGGCCGATGATCGAGTACTTGTTGCGGGGGGAGGCGCAACCGGCGCGGAGCGTTCTGCCGCCGCAGAGTTGGGCTTTCAACGGCAGCGTGCCCGCCTATGATCACGATTTGAAACGGGCGAATCAACTGCTCGATGCGGCGGGCTATCCGGCGATAAACGGAGTACGCTTCCACATTACGATGAAGACCTCGACGGACGAGAACACGCGCCTGATGGTGGCCGTGATGCAGCAGCAATTGCGCGAGGCGGGGATCGCACTCGACATTCGCAGCTTCGAGTTCGCCACGTTTTTTGCAGATGTGCAGCACGGGGCGTTTCAGATGTATGGGCTGCGCTGGATCGGGGGCAATGAGGACCCGGATATTTTTGAATATGCGTTTGACTCATCGCGGTTTCCGCCGAATGGGGCTAACCGCGGCTTCTACTCGAATCCCAGGCTGGACGCCTTGATCGATCGGGCGCGGCAGGCGATCGATCCGAATGTGCGCAAGCCGCTCTATGCCGAGGTGCAGCGCATTCTGGCGGAGGATGAGCCTTACATCAATCTGTGGTATCTGGACAACGTGCTGGTGCATACTAACCGCGTACGGAATTTGAAACTGAATCCGGCGGGAAACTACGATTTTCTGCGGACGGCGGAGTTGGATGCGCGGGACTGA
- a CDS encoding anhydro-N-acetylmuramic acid kinase, with translation MIVAGVMSGTSADGINVALVRVSGGRAVEPKARGRGGRGHMARRHFGPCHTITLLGHAEYSYPPKVRAAVLSAMNATLASVADLARLNFLLGELYADAVLATQRQFQIKAELVGCHGQTLYHQGTWQRFLGRNISATWQTGEAAVIAGRVGVPVVSDFRPADLAAGGKGAPLVPYLDCLLFAHRKVGRIVQNIGGIANLTAIPAGANASRMLAFDTGPGNMVIDAVTETLYGRAFDRGGKIGASGAVIEAVLQKMLSSKFLRARPPKTAGREEFGREFVREFLEQCRRSRKEDVVATATALTAHSIADAVQRFVLRKSPAASRNSFREMILSGGGTRNAALVGMLAERLAPMGIRLRFADEFGVPSEAKEAVAFAVLAYETWHRRPSNVPSATGAKRAAVLGKISYA, from the coding sequence ATGATAGTCGCGGGTGTGATGAGCGGGACTTCGGCGGATGGGATTAATGTTGCGTTGGTGCGTGTGAGCGGTGGACGGGCAGTTGAGCCAAAAGCGCGCGGCCGAGGCGGCCGCGGCCACATGGCTCGTCGTCACTTCGGCCCTTGTCACACCATCACATTGCTCGGTCATGCGGAATATTCTTATCCGCCGAAAGTCAGGGCTGCGGTGCTTTCGGCGATGAACGCAACTTTGGCCAGCGTGGCCGATCTGGCGCGGCTCAATTTTCTTTTAGGAGAGTTATACGCGGACGCGGTGCTGGCGACCCAACGACAGTTTCAGATTAAAGCCGAGCTGGTCGGATGCCATGGTCAGACTTTGTATCATCAGGGCACATGGCAGCGATTTCTTGGTCGAAACATCAGCGCGACCTGGCAGACGGGCGAGGCTGCGGTGATCGCGGGGCGGGTGGGCGTGCCGGTGGTATCGGATTTTCGTCCGGCGGACCTGGCGGCCGGTGGCAAGGGCGCTCCTCTGGTGCCCTATCTCGACTGCCTTTTATTTGCTCATCGCAAGGTCGGGCGAATTGTCCAGAACATTGGGGGCATTGCCAATCTTACGGCGATTCCTGCGGGAGCGAATGCGAGCCGCATGTTGGCCTTCGATACGGGGCCGGGAAATATGGTCATTGATGCCGTTACCGAGACTCTTTATGGGAGGGCTTTCGATCGGGGAGGGAAAATTGGCGCGTCGGGTGCGGTGATAGAAGCGGTTCTGCAGAAAATGCTGTCGAGCAAATTCCTTCGCGCGAGACCCCCGAAGACTGCTGGGCGCGAAGAATTCGGAAGGGAGTTTGTGCGCGAGTTTCTGGAACAATGTCGGCGGTCGCGAAAGGAAGATGTCGTGGCGACAGCGACCGCATTGACGGCGCATTCCATTGCCGATGCGGTGCAGCGATTCGTTCTACGAAAATCACCGGCGGCAAGCAGGAATTCTTTTCGCGAAATGATTCTTTCGGGCGGCGGCACGCGCAATGCCGCGCTGGTCGGAATGCTGGCGGAAAGGCTTGCGCCGATGGGAATCCGTTTGCGCTTCGCGGACGAGTTTGGCGTGCCGTCGGAAGCCAAAGAGGCGGTAGCTTTCGCGGTGCTGGCGTATGAGACGTGGCACCGGCGGCCTTCAAATGTGCCGTCGGCTACGGGTGCGAAGCGAGCTGCGGTGCTGGGGAAGATCTCGTATGCGTGA
- the nagZ gene encoding beta-N-acetylhexosaminidase has product MTIRGKTGGIEQIGQLLVVGFDGAELSRRVGFLLSRLQPAGVILFSRNVQRPEQTWRLLRDCQKCVGTPLFTCVDLEGGTVDRFRDALGATPSAADVFATGDRKLYRRHGEIVGQNCRALGFNVDFAPVLDLAFEASLSVLESRAVSADPREAVAYGREFLAGLRGAKVLGCGKHFPGLGEGTLDSHHDLPVIDKSLKDLWAGDLVPYRALRRELPMVMVSHAAYPQVTRDRTPASLSKVWITDILRKRIGYRNLIVSDDLEMGGVLAAAPVGEAAVEFVRAGGDVCLICHREDYILQAHEALVKTAEKDSKFARRCAEAARRVLAFKKKSAVAGETARATRARFAPTARSVEKLTRQLWEFGERVRLEPFGRRADKRRARS; this is encoded by the coding sequence ATGACGATTCGCGGCAAGACGGGTGGTATCGAACAGATTGGGCAGCTTCTCGTCGTTGGTTTTGATGGGGCTGAGCTTTCGAGGCGGGTCGGTTTCCTGTTGTCGCGGCTTCAGCCGGCCGGCGTGATTCTTTTTTCCCGCAACGTTCAGAGACCGGAGCAAACTTGGCGGTTGCTGCGGGACTGCCAGAAATGCGTTGGCACACCACTGTTTACTTGTGTCGATCTTGAAGGTGGGACGGTTGACCGCTTTCGCGATGCGCTGGGAGCGACACCATCGGCGGCGGACGTGTTCGCTACGGGCGATCGGAAGCTTTATCGCAGGCATGGGGAAATCGTCGGCCAGAACTGCCGGGCCCTCGGCTTCAATGTGGACTTTGCGCCGGTGCTGGATTTGGCCTTCGAGGCATCGCTGAGTGTCTTGGAATCGCGCGCCGTGTCAGCGGATCCGCGTGAGGCCGTCGCCTACGGGCGTGAGTTTCTGGCTGGACTGCGCGGGGCAAAAGTACTCGGATGCGGCAAACATTTTCCTGGACTTGGCGAGGGTACCCTGGACAGCCATCACGATTTGCCGGTGATTGATAAATCGCTAAAGGACCTATGGGCGGGGGATCTGGTTCCTTACCGGGCGCTGCGGCGAGAGCTGCCGATGGTGATGGTTTCGCATGCGGCTTATCCGCAGGTTACGCGTGACCGGACTCCGGCATCGCTGTCGAAGGTTTGGATTACGGACATTTTGCGCAAGCGCATCGGATACCGGAATTTGATCGTGTCGGACGATCTCGAGATGGGCGGGGTGCTTGCGGCGGCGCCAGTCGGCGAGGCGGCGGTGGAGTTTGTGCGGGCGGGGGGCGACGTTTGCCTGATTTGTCATCGCGAGGATTACATTCTGCAAGCGCATGAGGCGTTGGTTAAGACGGCGGAGAAAGATTCGAAATTTGCGCGGCGCTGCGCGGAGGCTGCCCGGCGAGTGCTGGCATTTAAGAAGAAGTCGGCAGTCGCGGGCGAGACTGCCCGCGCCACACGTGCGCGCTTCGCACCAACGGCGCGCAGCGTGGAGAAGTTGACGCGGCAGCTGTGGGAGTTTGGGGAGCGGGTGCGCCTGGAGCCGTTTGGGCGGCGGGCGGATAAACGGCGGGCGCGCTCATGA
- the mutS gene encoding DNA mismatch repair protein MutS has protein sequence MPQKVRAELCYNPPKPAQIRRAQIFEIMTEPSTPLMRQYAAVKKEHPTALLFFRLGDFYELFFDDAIVAAQELQITLTSRNKEKGVAVPMCGVPYHAAEGYIGKLIRKGFKVAICEQMEDPRQAKKLVRREVTRVMTPGTAADSALGSEENNFLAALAQVGERVGFAALDLSTGEFRATEFSGEGALRRVQEELEQLRPKELLYGSAAPLFESAAAKEQPGFARADGPFGSAQGRLRPSPRVSSLQGSLICTETPLDDWVFAADHAIPLLENHFGVLSLEGFGLAGRTAAAAAAGAILYYVRSTQRGTLDHVDRIGWYERQNCLVLDAVTVRNLELIEPLFAGADAGVTLLRSMDGSVTPMGKRLLRAWLLRPSLDLKEINARLDAVEAGVKETVAREELRRALDGVLDLERLLSRVTLETANPRDVLALAASLRKIPAVKAALGRLAAARLQTLHTSLDELSDVRERIERTIVPEPPLSFADGGVIAGGVDRDLDELRELSRNSKQVLAQIEQRERGRTGITSLKVKFNSIFGYYIEVSKPNLHLVPQDYERKQTLVGAERFTTPELKEYEVKILDAQEKIVEIERRRFTELRTAIAGEAKRIRQTALALAEVDVLASLAQVAALRNYCRPTFVESAESSEIEIIEGRHPVIEQQEMAGGSERFVPNDLYLNGSTHNIMLLTGPNMGGKSTYLRQTALIVILAQMGSFVPARSARLSVVDRVFTRIGASDNLARGRSTFMVEMTETAAILHTATARSLILLDEVGRGTSTYDGLAIAWAAVEYLHARVRAKTLFATHYFELTELADQLAGVKNYHVSVKETGGGIAFLRKVESGPADRSYGIEVAKLAGLPNEVVVRAQEVLVEHEFAEQQATAHLSPGATPPPAQLTIFTPLSQPVLDKLREVDLNRLTPLEALNLLAELKKEI, from the coding sequence ATGCCGCAGAAGGTTCGCGCGGAGCTTTGTTATAATCCGCCGAAGCCCGCCCAGATCCGACGAGCCCAGATCTTCGAGATAATGACCGAGCCGTCCACTCCGCTGATGCGGCAGTATGCTGCCGTCAAGAAGGAACATCCCACCGCGCTTTTGTTTTTTCGCCTCGGCGATTTCTACGAACTCTTCTTCGATGATGCCATTGTGGCTGCCCAAGAGTTGCAGATCACGCTGACTTCCCGCAATAAGGAAAAAGGTGTGGCGGTGCCGATGTGCGGCGTGCCGTATCACGCGGCGGAGGGCTACATCGGGAAGCTGATTCGCAAGGGCTTCAAGGTGGCGATTTGCGAGCAGATGGAAGATCCGCGGCAGGCGAAGAAGCTGGTGCGGCGGGAAGTGACGCGGGTGATGACGCCGGGGACCGCGGCGGACTCCGCACTCGGGTCGGAGGAGAACAATTTTCTGGCGGCGCTGGCGCAGGTGGGAGAGCGTGTAGGATTTGCGGCGCTCGACTTGTCGACGGGAGAGTTTCGGGCAACGGAATTTTCGGGCGAGGGCGCGCTGCGGCGGGTACAGGAAGAGTTGGAGCAGTTGCGGCCGAAGGAGTTGCTGTATGGATCGGCGGCGCCGTTGTTTGAGAGCGCGGCTGCGAAGGAGCAGCCTGGCTTCGCTCGGGCGGACGGACCCTTCGGCTCCGCTCAGGGCAGGCTGCGTCCGTCCCCACGTGTTTCATCTTTACAAGGCTCATTGATCTGCACCGAGACTCCGCTGGATGATTGGGTTTTTGCGGCAGATCATGCGATTCCGCTGCTGGAGAATCATTTTGGCGTGCTGTCGTTGGAAGGCTTTGGATTGGCGGGGCGCACCGCGGCTGCGGCCGCAGCGGGCGCGATTTTGTATTACGTGCGTTCGACGCAGCGAGGAACGCTCGACCACGTCGATCGTATCGGATGGTATGAGCGGCAGAATTGCCTGGTGCTGGATGCGGTCACGGTGCGAAATCTGGAGTTGATTGAGCCGCTGTTTGCGGGAGCGGATGCGGGCGTCACTTTATTACGATCAATGGACGGCTCGGTCACGCCGATGGGAAAGCGACTGTTGCGCGCGTGGCTGCTGCGGCCGTCGCTGGATTTGAAGGAGATTAACGCGCGGCTTGACGCAGTGGAGGCGGGAGTAAAAGAGACGGTCGCGCGCGAAGAATTGCGTCGGGCGCTGGATGGGGTGCTCGATCTGGAGCGACTGTTGAGCCGGGTAACGCTGGAGACGGCGAATCCGCGGGATGTGCTGGCACTGGCGGCATCGTTGAGGAAGATCCCCGCAGTCAAGGCTGCGTTGGGTCGGCTGGCGGCGGCGCGGCTGCAAACTTTGCACACGTCGCTCGATGAACTCAGCGACGTGCGCGAACGGATCGAGCGAACCATTGTTCCGGAGCCGCCTCTCAGTTTTGCCGATGGCGGCGTGATTGCGGGTGGGGTGGATCGCGATCTCGACGAACTGCGGGAACTTTCGCGCAACAGCAAGCAGGTGCTGGCGCAGATTGAGCAGCGCGAGCGCGGGCGCACGGGCATAACGTCGCTGAAGGTGAAGTTCAATTCTATTTTTGGCTATTACATTGAGGTGTCGAAGCCGAATCTGCACCTGGTTCCACAAGACTACGAGCGCAAACAAACGCTGGTGGGCGCGGAGCGCTTCACGACGCCTGAGTTGAAGGAATATGAAGTAAAGATTCTGGACGCGCAGGAGAAGATTGTCGAGATCGAGCGGCGGCGGTTTACCGAGCTGCGTACCGCGATTGCCGGCGAGGCCAAGCGCATCCGGCAGACTGCGCTGGCGCTGGCGGAAGTGGATGTGCTTGCGTCGTTGGCGCAGGTCGCGGCGCTGCGGAATTATTGCCGGCCGACCTTTGTCGAATCTGCGGAGAGCAGCGAAATTGAAATCATTGAAGGCCGCCATCCTGTGATTGAGCAGCAGGAGATGGCGGGCGGCAGCGAGCGCTTCGTGCCCAACGATCTTTATTTGAACGGCAGCACGCACAACATCATGCTGCTGACCGGGCCGAACATGGGCGGCAAGTCAACCTATCTGCGGCAGACCGCGCTGATTGTGATACTGGCGCAGATGGGGTCGTTTGTGCCGGCGCGATCGGCGCGGCTGAGCGTGGTGGATCGCGTCTTCACGCGCATTGGAGCGAGCGACAACCTGGCCCGCGGGCGATCGACGTTCATGGTGGAGATGACCGAGACGGCGGCGATTCTGCACACGGCAACTGCGCGATCCTTAATCTTGCTCGACGAAGTGGGGCGCGGCACATCGACGTATGACGGGCTCGCGATTGCGTGGGCGGCGGTGGAATATTTGCATGCGAGGGTGCGGGCGAAGACTTTGTTCGCGACCCACTATTTCGAGCTCACGGAGTTGGCCGATCAGCTGGCGGGCGTGAAGAATTATCACGTGTCAGTGAAAGAGACTGGCGGGGGAATCGCGTTTTTGCGCAAAGTGGAATCGGGGCCGGCGGATCGCAGTTACGGCATCGAAGTGGCCAAGCTGGCGGGACTGCCAAATGAAGTCGTCGTGCGGGCGCAGGAGGTTCTGGTGGAGCATGAGTTCGCGGAGCAGCAGGCGACGGCGCATCTTTCTCCTGGAGCAACACCACCGCCGGCGCAGTTGACGATTTTTACGCCACTGTCCCAGCCGGTGCTGGACAAGCTGCGGGAAGTGGATTTGAACCGGCTGACGCCGCTGGAGGCCTTGAATTTATTGGCGGAGTTGAAGAAAGAAATTTAA
- a CDS encoding VOC family protein: protein MSINMSAKVTGLIPMAFAADVQRSAEFYTSLGMEVRDSLRNPAGSLQWIHLACDDAHLMFSRASEPVIPSQQAVLFYLYSPNLIALRDHLLARGMKVSSITYPGYMPKGEIRINDPDGYVLLIGQSD, encoded by the coding sequence ATGTCGATCAATATGTCCGCCAAAGTCACTGGCCTCATCCCGATGGCATTCGCTGCGGACGTGCAGCGCTCCGCGGAATTCTACACATCGCTGGGGATGGAAGTTCGCGACAGCCTCCGCAACCCTGCCGGCAGCCTCCAATGGATCCACTTGGCGTGCGACGACGCTCATCTGATGTTTTCTCGCGCTTCCGAACCGGTTATTCCCAGCCAGCAGGCGGTGCTGTTTTATCTTTACTCGCCCAATCTGATCGCCTTGCGCGACCATCTGCTGGCCAGGGGCATGAAAGTCTCGTCGATCACTTACCCTGGGTACATGCCCAAAGGCGAGATCCGAATCAACGATCCCGACGGCTACGTGCTGCTCATCGGCCAATCAGATTAG